A window of Gemmatimonadota bacterium contains these coding sequences:
- a CDS encoding SLC13 family permease, with translation MDQWIFLAILIGGVVLFLTRALPYEATAALIIAALAGTGLLTPAEALSGLSSPATVTIAAMFILSAGLIRTGALEFLVELLRRGARRSVMRLGAFLASLISLASAFLNNTPVVIMMVPVTLELSRHFKIKPSKLLLPVSYFAILGGTCTLIGTSTNLLVHEAYRAHGGPGFGIFEFAPLGLCFLAIGLLYIALFARKILPNRAPLATLLPEDRGATFVTELLVGPAADLVASPIRDIFPPDSTDVRLLEIVRGEQVLFAGQAMDESVQPEDSLIVEGTPAGITHFIDRHGLRVASVVEDEKRVEVRSMDLSIAEAVVLPDSPFVGVQVSRLGLNRLYGVKVMAIQRHGRQHRYHIRGMRLQGGDVLLLQADRRGLGALRETGSVMVVEGVDRMVVNARRAPIAIGTLAIVVALAALHVAPLSVLAVGGAGVLMATRCLRPREAMDALDPPVLLLIVGSIPLGVAMEKTGVAASLVGWTMGVLGPLGPVAVLSGFYAVTSLLTSFLSNNATAVLMAPVAFGVAEALGADPRPFLLAIAFGASASFATPIGYQTNTIVMGPGGYTFADYIRFGLPLNLLLWVAATILIPVFWPLF, from the coding sequence ATGGACCAGTGGATCTTTCTCGCCATCCTGATCGGCGGCGTGGTGCTCTTTCTCACCCGCGCGCTCCCCTATGAGGCGACCGCGGCGCTCATCATCGCGGCACTCGCCGGCACGGGTCTCCTGACGCCCGCGGAAGCCCTCTCCGGCCTGTCCAGCCCCGCCACCGTCACGATCGCGGCCATGTTCATTCTCTCGGCCGGTCTCATCCGAACCGGGGCGCTGGAGTTTTTGGTGGAACTCCTCCGCCGGGGCGCACGCCGAAGCGTCATGCGCCTCGGTGCGTTTCTGGCGTCGCTGATCTCGCTGGCCAGCGCGTTTCTCAACAACACGCCCGTCGTCATCATGATGGTGCCGGTCACGCTGGAGTTGTCGCGACACTTCAAGATCAAGCCGTCCAAGCTCCTGCTCCCCGTCAGCTATTTCGCCATTCTCGGCGGCACCTGCACGCTCATCGGAACCAGCACGAACCTCCTCGTCCACGAAGCCTACCGGGCGCATGGCGGCCCCGGCTTCGGGATCTTCGAGTTCGCGCCGCTGGGACTCTGCTTCCTGGCCATCGGGTTGCTGTACATTGCGCTCTTCGCCCGGAAGATCCTCCCGAACCGCGCGCCGCTCGCGACGCTTCTGCCGGAAGACCGCGGCGCCACCTTCGTCACCGAACTTCTGGTCGGGCCCGCCGCCGATCTCGTCGCGTCCCCCATCCGCGATATCTTCCCGCCCGACTCCACCGATGTGCGCCTTCTGGAAATCGTCCGCGGTGAGCAGGTTCTCTTCGCCGGGCAGGCCATGGACGAGTCAGTGCAACCGGAGGACTCCCTCATTGTCGAAGGGACGCCCGCGGGCATCACGCACTTTATCGACCGGCACGGCCTGCGCGTGGCCAGCGTTGTGGAAGACGAGAAGCGCGTGGAGGTGCGCTCCATGGACCTTTCCATTGCGGAGGCGGTCGTGTTGCCGGATTCCCCCTTCGTGGGGGTGCAGGTGAGTCGACTCGGGCTCAACCGTCTCTACGGCGTCAAGGTCATGGCGATCCAGCGGCACGGGCGCCAGCACCGCTACCACATCCGCGGCATGCGACTTCAGGGCGGCGATGTCCTCCTCCTGCAGGCCGACCGGCGCGGCCTCGGGGCGCTTCGCGAGACCGGTTCCGTCATGGTCGTGGAGGGGGTGGACCGGATGGTCGTCAACGCCAGGCGCGCACCCATCGCCATCGGAACGCTGGCGATCGTGGTGGCGCTCGCCGCGTTGCATGTGGCACCGCTGTCCGTACTGGCGGTCGGCGGCGCCGGGGTGCTCATGGCCACGCGCTGCCTCCGCCCGCGTGAGGCGATGGACGCGCTCGATCCGCCGGTGCTGCTGTTGATCGTCGGGTCCATTCCGCTCGGTGTCGCCATGGAAAAAACCGGCGTTGCCGCATCACTCGTCGGTTGGACGATGGGAGTGCTCGGTCCCCTGGGACCGGTCGCCGTTCTCTCGGGCTTCTACGCCGTGACAAGCCTCCTCACCTCTTTTCTGTCCAACAACGCCACCGCGGTGCTCATGGCCCCGGTCGCCTTCGGAGTCGCCGAGGCGCTCGGCGCCGACCCGCGGCCGTTCCTTCTCGCCATCGCGTTCGGGGCTTCCGCGAGTTTCGCCACACCCATCGGATACCAGACAAACACCATCGTCATGGGGCCGGGCGGGTACACCTTCGCCGACTACATCCGCTTCGGGCTTCCGCTGAACCTCCTGCTATGGGTGGCGGCGACGATTCTCATTCCCGTCTTCTGGCCACTCTTCTAG
- the gltA gene encoding NADPH-dependent glutamate synthase — translation MTDKKKPAKRKFNKSKNKTPMREQAPEERVNNWREVPLGYSPEEATEEARRCIQCKDKPCIPGCPVGIDIPAFLSLVADSNYEGALRKIKEKNFLPAICGRVCPQEDQCELVCTLNKPKQGRDPGGIGRVERFIGDWSLEHGVGGTPSVAPATGKKVAIIGSGPSGLTAASDLIQLGHEVTVFEALHKPGGVLFYGIPEFRMPKAILVREIEGLKEMGVEFVMNYPVGKAESLHSIRDRFDATFIGTGAGLPWFLGIPGENLNGVYSANEYLTRINLMGAYNFPENDTPIKNVRRVAVIGAGNTAMDSARTSRRLNPEKVHLIYRRSRLEMPARIEEIHHAEEEGVDLNLLHSPIEILDDGHGAVGGIKCQEMELGEPDDSGRRRPVPIEGQTKVFDVDTVVMAIGQGPNPLLVSDCPELERDERRGTIIVHAETMQSSLPDVFAGGDIVTGGATVILAMGAGRTAATAMHRYLTTGNPEAPPEETETAESEA, via the coding sequence ATGACCGACAAGAAAAAGCCCGCGAAGCGAAAGTTCAACAAGTCGAAGAACAAGACTCCCATGCGGGAACAGGCTCCGGAAGAACGCGTGAACAACTGGCGGGAAGTCCCGCTGGGTTACTCGCCGGAAGAGGCCACGGAAGAGGCGCGACGCTGCATCCAGTGCAAGGACAAGCCGTGCATTCCGGGGTGCCCCGTGGGCATCGACATCCCCGCGTTCCTGTCTCTCGTCGCGGACTCAAACTACGAGGGCGCGCTCCGCAAGATCAAGGAGAAGAACTTTCTCCCCGCCATCTGCGGCCGCGTCTGCCCGCAGGAAGATCAGTGCGAACTGGTCTGCACGCTGAACAAGCCGAAGCAGGGCCGCGACCCCGGCGGGATCGGCCGCGTGGAGCGCTTCATCGGCGACTGGTCGCTCGAGCACGGCGTCGGCGGCACCCCAAGCGTCGCTCCCGCCACCGGGAAGAAGGTCGCCATCATCGGGTCGGGCCCGAGCGGCCTGACCGCCGCAAGCGATCTGATCCAGCTGGGCCACGAAGTGACCGTGTTTGAGGCGCTGCACAAGCCGGGCGGAGTGCTCTTCTACGGCATCCCCGAGTTCCGGATGCCAAAGGCCATTCTGGTTCGCGAGATCGAAGGCCTGAAGGAGATGGGCGTCGAGTTTGTCATGAACTATCCGGTCGGCAAGGCGGAGTCGCTCCACTCCATCCGCGACCGGTTCGACGCCACCTTCATCGGCACCGGCGCGGGGCTCCCCTGGTTCCTGGGCATTCCCGGCGAGAACCTCAACGGCGTGTACTCGGCCAACGAATACCTGACGCGCATCAACCTGATGGGCGCGTACAACTTCCCCGAGAACGACACGCCCATCAAGAATGTCCGAAGGGTCGCCGTGATCGGCGCCGGGAACACCGCGATGGACTCCGCGCGCACTTCAAGACGGCTGAACCCGGAGAAGGTCCACCTGATCTACCGAAGATCCCGCCTGGAGATGCCCGCGCGGATCGAAGAGATCCACCACGCCGAGGAAGAGGGCGTGGATCTCAACCTGCTTCACTCTCCGATCGAGATTCTCGACGACGGCCACGGCGCGGTCGGGGGAATCAAGTGCCAGGAGATGGAACTGGGCGAACCCGACGACTCCGGCCGCCGCCGCCCCGTCCCGATCGAGGGGCAGACCAAGGTCTTCGATGTGGACACGGTGGTCATGGCCATCGGGCAGGGTCCGAACCCGCTGCTGGTTTCCGACTGCCCGGAACTGGAGCGGGACGAAAGGCGCGGCACGATCATCGTCCACGCCGAGACGATGCAGTCATCGCTTCCGGATGTGTTCGCGGGCGGGGACATCGTGACCGGCGGAGCCACGGTGATCCTGGCCATGGGGGCCGGGCGGACGGCGGCGACGGCCATGCATCGCTACCTGACCACGGGCAACCCGGAAGCGCCCCCCGAGGAAACCGAAACGGCCGAATCGGAAGCCTGA
- a CDS encoding sulfide/dihydroorotate dehydrogenase-like FAD/NAD-binding protein, translating to MPNRIVTARELAENVMLFEIEARHIAERGQAGQFVILRVSDRGERIPLTIAHRNPERGTITLVVQQVGKTTDDMNLLREGDEILDLAGPLGKPTEIPDGGKTVVCVGGGIGIAVVWPMAEAFRAAGNRVVSVLGAREKGLLILEDEVRAVSDDLIITTDDGSYGKHGLVTNALQDMIDAGEKIDEVVCIGPVIMMKFVCKTTEPHDIPTLVSLNPIMVDGTGMCGACRVTVGGETQFACVEGPEFDGHQVDFDELMSRLAYYHEEEALARERGHRCRLAALADRPSGATGEQVGTE from the coding sequence GTGCCCAACAGGATCGTCACCGCCAGAGAGCTGGCGGAGAATGTGATGCTCTTCGAGATTGAGGCGAGACACATCGCCGAACGAGGACAGGCCGGACAGTTCGTGATCCTCCGCGTGTCCGACCGCGGCGAACGCATCCCGCTCACCATTGCCCATCGGAATCCGGAGCGCGGCACCATCACGCTGGTCGTGCAGCAGGTCGGAAAGACCACCGACGACATGAACCTCCTGCGCGAAGGCGACGAGATCCTCGACCTCGCCGGGCCTCTCGGCAAGCCGACGGAAATCCCCGACGGAGGCAAGACCGTGGTGTGCGTCGGGGGCGGAATCGGCATCGCTGTCGTATGGCCGATGGCTGAAGCGTTCCGTGCCGCGGGAAACCGCGTGGTCTCGGTGCTCGGCGCACGGGAGAAAGGCCTTCTCATTCTGGAAGACGAGGTCCGCGCCGTCAGCGACGACCTCATCATTACCACCGACGACGGATCCTATGGAAAGCACGGTCTCGTCACGAACGCGCTGCAGGACATGATCGACGCCGGAGAGAAGATCGACGAAGTCGTCTGCATCGGCCCGGTCATCATGATGAAGTTCGTCTGCAAGACCACCGAACCGCATGACATCCCGACGCTGGTCTCGCTGAACCCGATCATGGTCGATGGCACCGGAATGTGCGGAGCCTGCCGGGTCACCGTGGGCGGGGAGACCCAGTTCGCCTGCGTGGAGGGACCGGAGTTCGACGGGCACCAGGTCGACTTCGACGAACTGATGAGCAGGCTGGCCTACTATCACGAGGAAGAGGCCCTTGCCCGGGAACGCGGGCATCGGTGTCGTCTTGCGGCTCTCGCGGACAGACCGTCCGGCGCAACCGGCGAACAGGTGGGGACAGAATGA